Proteins from one Rubripirellula tenax genomic window:
- a CDS encoding GNAT family N-acetyltransferase gives MTVITVKCVNVAHGSTRPDFFGMLANLGLRCLVRVQTHEPRDVPWGSDFSFWQEPMTNDLTRISVADLNSAEHARAVIEILDNYARDITGGNAPLSDHAKTNLIEQLRKRSHCCVILVWTNEIPAGLAICFEGFSTFACQPVLNIQDFVISPNFRGRGLSHVLLEKVQDVAVQRKCCKLTLEVLEGNQIAKHVYDKFGFQGYQLDPKMGHAVFLEKSLANVEP, from the coding sequence ATGACCGTCATAACCGTCAAATGCGTCAACGTCGCTCATGGATCAACTCGCCCCGATTTCTTTGGCATGCTGGCGAACCTTGGGTTGCGTTGCCTTGTCAGGGTTCAGACTCACGAACCGCGTGACGTTCCTTGGGGCAGTGATTTCTCTTTTTGGCAAGAGCCGATGACGAACGATTTGACGCGCATCTCGGTCGCCGACCTGAACTCGGCCGAGCATGCACGTGCCGTCATCGAGATTCTTGACAATTACGCACGCGATATTACCGGCGGCAACGCGCCTTTATCCGATCATGCCAAGACGAACCTTATAGAGCAACTCCGCAAGCGATCCCATTGCTGCGTCATTCTAGTTTGGACGAATGAGATCCCGGCCGGCTTGGCGATTTGCTTCGAAGGTTTCTCTACCTTTGCATGTCAGCCAGTCCTGAACATACAGGACTTCGTCATTTCACCCAACTTTCGAGGCCGGGGGCTGTCGCACGTGCTACTTGAAAAAGTCCAAGACGTTGCAGTCCAGCGAAAGTGTTGCAAACTGACACTCGAAGTGCTGGAAGGGAATCAAATCGCCAAACATGTTTACGACAAGTTCGGTTTCCAGGGCTACCAATTGGATCCGAAGATGGGACACGCAGTGTTCCTCGAAAAGTCGCTTGCAAACGTTGAACCGTAA
- a CDS encoding autotransporter family protein has protein sequence MTRKLAKIDSLRILSNACRLRGVGWLICSIGFVLSIPATSIAADIEVTTLADSGTGSLREAVTTAVAGDRVVFNISGGGTITLASNLPDITNDLSFTNSDVAAVVIDLNGNSAVSVDGAAVDLGEFQVTSVGAGVNVSAAGTLFGDTDPITANLVVEGTIAPGDTDTDGVVGTLNIVGTLDATHSTIAVDVVGGTPGQSDLIDASGNVTITDSTLRPNFVGSNYATGDAFTVINSATSVTGVFANAADTFALPSNPFLEATIAANPSDVQLVVQDNGLTFAAVVEGCNQTVAAMEFDRLQVEGSVDQMTTIAGLRSGSTDLVNRAVNQISGTIYPSLVDGEINQIQNNLHSVRDRVLLQRSNPDSIGRQTPWVRGFGMTMSANEDRCSTLGYRQSVGGIELGTGWLSANGLGVHGFAQVSSSDMSIRGSDQTAESESYRLGGTLQYAGDVVYVLGAGGFGYQDHDVKRSTDVFTADSQASSSLDGTDQFGYVECGLAHGSYDTMWLNFVSLQGIRVDLDSAAETGGSDFNLNVNGIDDNSLRSMVGFSLSKSNPTALGPATTQVRVGWLHEFFDDNRQAQTLLSSAAITNQYSVESASVDRDWLSLGGQLDWGFLLGGQFTLAYQGNINTRSAFQTGLAGVRWMW, from the coding sequence ATGACCCGCAAACTAGCTAAAATCGATTCGCTACGCATCCTTTCAAACGCCTGCCGTCTTCGCGGAGTCGGTTGGCTGATTTGCTCGATCGGGTTTGTTTTATCCATTCCCGCGACCTCGATTGCTGCGGATATCGAGGTGACGACGCTTGCCGATTCGGGAACGGGTTCACTTCGCGAGGCAGTCACGACCGCCGTCGCGGGCGACCGGGTCGTGTTCAACATTTCCGGTGGCGGAACGATCACGCTGGCTAGCAATTTGCCGGATATCACCAACGACCTTTCGTTCACCAATTCGGACGTCGCAGCGGTGGTGATCGATCTGAATGGCAATTCCGCGGTCTCCGTCGACGGTGCAGCCGTTGACCTTGGGGAATTCCAAGTCACCAGTGTCGGTGCCGGCGTGAATGTCTCGGCCGCTGGAACCCTGTTCGGTGATACCGATCCAATCACTGCGAATCTGGTCGTCGAGGGAACGATCGCTCCCGGCGATACCGATACCGATGGTGTCGTTGGGACGTTGAATATCGTCGGCACACTGGATGCGACCCATTCGACGATCGCAGTTGATGTTGTCGGCGGCACTCCTGGTCAAAGCGACTTGATTGATGCCTCCGGAAACGTCACGATCACGGACTCAACGTTGCGACCGAACTTTGTCGGATCCAACTATGCAACCGGCGATGCGTTCACCGTCATCAACTCGGCGACGTCCGTCACGGGTGTCTTCGCAAACGCAGCGGACACATTCGCGTTGCCCTCGAATCCGTTCTTGGAAGCGACCATCGCAGCGAACCCTAGCGATGTTCAGCTAGTAGTCCAAGATAACGGCCTTACTTTTGCCGCAGTCGTCGAGGGTTGCAACCAAACGGTGGCGGCCATGGAATTCGACAGACTTCAGGTCGAGGGAAGCGTTGATCAGATGACCACGATTGCCGGACTTCGTAGTGGTTCCACCGATCTGGTCAATCGCGCAGTCAATCAAATCTCGGGGACGATTTATCCATCACTCGTCGACGGAGAGATCAACCAGATCCAAAACAACCTGCACTCCGTCCGCGACCGGGTGTTGTTGCAACGCAGCAACCCGGATTCGATTGGACGCCAGACACCGTGGGTACGCGGATTCGGAATGACCATGAGTGCGAACGAAGATCGTTGTTCGACGCTTGGCTATCGCCAATCCGTTGGTGGGATCGAACTTGGTACCGGTTGGTTGAGTGCCAACGGCCTTGGCGTGCATGGTTTCGCCCAAGTTTCGAGTTCTGACATGTCAATACGCGGTTCCGATCAAACGGCCGAATCCGAATCGTATCGACTCGGCGGAACGCTTCAGTATGCCGGCGATGTGGTGTACGTGTTGGGCGCCGGTGGTTTCGGATACCAAGACCACGATGTCAAAAGATCCACCGATGTGTTCACCGCCGACAGTCAGGCTTCGAGTAGTCTCGATGGAACCGACCAATTCGGTTATGTCGAGTGCGGCCTCGCGCACGGTTCGTACGATACGATGTGGTTGAATTTTGTTTCGTTGCAAGGCATCCGCGTTGATCTCGATTCTGCGGCTGAAACCGGTGGATCGGACTTTAATTTGAACGTCAACGGAATCGACGACAATTCACTTCGCAGCATGGTCGGATTCTCACTTTCGAAATCGAACCCGACGGCACTTGGTCCTGCAACAACCCAAGTTCGTGTCGGATGGTTGCATGAGTTCTTTGACGATAATCGACAAGCGCAAACGCTGCTAAGCTCGGCCGCGATAACGAATCAGTACTCGGTCGAGAGTGCTTCGGTCGACCGCGATTGGCTATCGTTGGGCGGACAACTGGATTGGGGTTTCCTGCTCGGCGGACAGTTCACTCTCGCCTACCAAGGCAACATCAACACACGTTCCGCTTTCCAAACCGGATTGGCGGGCGTGCGATGGATGTGGTAG
- a CDS encoding C45 family autoproteolytic acyltransferase/hydolase produces MPAIEKLTLVGDATAMGRAHGTVFRREIQALTEERMRLCHDRFWIGDGINRVNPEALAEACWEHQKRYDTQTTAELEGIADAADVPARDLLVTGGFTDFVDALRGGAALNSSSQGPVNDPGQCTAVLVAASTSADRLPLLAQTWDMHTSATPYIRVLDQRSTDQPATVVFTVTGCPAMIGINEHGLAIGINNLVTMDGSPGVMWTSVVRRMLRARNADEALELLKLAPVAGAHHYLLLDAESNGYSVERSPTRIAVRTLASTLAHTNHCLDSELVNIEPVRGDAPVHSTRGRLRSAEHWLDTHREDCSRQGLWRLLNQFDAKDPLSSICHGPLPDYDVETGGAVVISPRDRAMDAIWGLGRVHAKADQTEPETFTVLPNSPTPTAS; encoded by the coding sequence ATGCCTGCCATCGAGAAACTAACCCTTGTCGGTGACGCGACCGCGATGGGCCGCGCACATGGCACCGTATTTCGACGCGAAATCCAGGCTTTAACCGAAGAGCGGATGCGGCTTTGCCATGACCGTTTTTGGATCGGGGACGGCATCAATCGCGTGAACCCAGAAGCTTTGGCAGAGGCCTGCTGGGAACACCAAAAACGTTACGACACCCAAACGACGGCTGAGCTTGAGGGCATCGCCGATGCTGCCGATGTGCCAGCACGCGATCTGTTGGTGACAGGTGGGTTCACCGATTTTGTTGACGCGTTGCGTGGCGGTGCGGCGTTGAATAGCTCGTCGCAAGGTCCAGTGAACGATCCAGGTCAATGCACCGCGGTGTTGGTGGCTGCCAGTACGTCCGCCGATAGACTGCCGTTGCTTGCGCAAACTTGGGACATGCACACTTCGGCGACTCCGTACATTCGCGTGCTGGACCAACGATCGACCGATCAACCTGCCACGGTGGTATTCACCGTTACCGGCTGTCCGGCGATGATCGGTATCAACGAGCATGGTCTTGCGATCGGGATCAACAACCTGGTGACCATGGACGGGAGCCCCGGTGTGATGTGGACGAGCGTGGTGCGTCGCATGCTTCGCGCTCGAAATGCCGATGAAGCTCTCGAACTGCTAAAACTTGCACCGGTGGCCGGTGCGCATCACTACCTTTTGCTTGATGCGGAAAGTAACGGATACAGCGTCGAACGCTCGCCGACGCGAATCGCGGTGCGAACTTTGGCATCGACACTCGCCCACACCAACCATTGCTTAGACTCGGAACTGGTCAACATCGAACCCGTTCGCGGCGATGCACCAGTGCATAGTACCCGTGGCCGACTGCGATCGGCTGAGCACTGGCTTGATACCCATCGCGAAGATTGTTCTCGCCAAGGTTTATGGCGTCTATTGAACCAATTTGACGCGAAAGACCCATTAAGCTCGATCTGCCATGGCCCGCTTCCCGATTACGATGTAGAGACTGGCGGCGCGGTGGTGATTTCGCCTCGTGATCGTGCGATGGACGCGATCTGGGGACTAGGCAGAGTCCACGCGAAAGCGGACCAGACCGAGCCGGAAACCTTTACCGTGTTGCCAAACTCGCCCACGCCAACTGCTTCTTGA
- a CDS encoding aspartate aminotransferase family protein codes for MPKSNLATSTIQISGPIPGPRAQSILDRRDATTVRGLYRSCPIVAASASGATVTDVDGNVFIDLAGGIGTLNAGHCPPEVTQAIHDQVDKLIHLSNIVGTYESMVQLNEKLHEIVPIRGPKKTLLCNSGVEAGENAVKIARYATGRQGIIVFEGAFHGRSLLGMTMTSKYALFKRGFGPFASEVYRVPFPYEYREKPSGMSTDDFCELRINDLKKALVAQIDPTSVAAVIIEPVQGEGGFIPAPPAYMRALRELTDQYGILLASDEVQTGFCRTGKMFAIEHTPGCGTQWDVDMVIMAKSIGSGLPIAAVTGKAEVMDKPHVGGLGSTFGGNPVACAGAVATIDYMRENNLADRANEIGAITLDYFRRWQAKHAAIGDVRCIGAMCALEFVTDRETKEPNSVLPPLIVEEAFQRGLIMIRAGLYGSCLRLLAPLVISDAQLHEAMQALESAIDAAVLRAKTA; via the coding sequence ATGCCTAAAAGCAATCTTGCAACTTCCACGATTCAAATCAGCGGCCCGATTCCCGGTCCTCGTGCCCAATCGATTCTCGATCGTCGCGATGCAACCACGGTCCGAGGGCTGTACCGATCGTGTCCTATCGTCGCCGCCTCGGCCTCGGGGGCAACGGTGACCGACGTCGACGGCAACGTCTTCATCGATCTAGCCGGCGGCATTGGCACACTCAATGCCGGTCATTGTCCACCCGAAGTCACGCAAGCGATTCACGACCAAGTGGATAAGCTGATCCATTTGAGCAACATCGTGGGCACCTACGAATCGATGGTGCAATTGAACGAAAAACTGCATGAGATTGTGCCGATCCGCGGCCCCAAAAAGACGTTGCTCTGCAACTCGGGTGTCGAGGCCGGCGAGAACGCGGTTAAGATTGCGCGCTACGCCACCGGTCGACAAGGCATCATCGTGTTCGAGGGAGCATTTCACGGACGAAGCCTGTTGGGAATGACGATGACGAGCAAATACGCCCTCTTCAAACGTGGCTTCGGGCCATTTGCGAGCGAAGTCTATCGTGTGCCGTTTCCTTACGAATACCGCGAGAAGCCCAGTGGGATGAGTACCGACGATTTCTGCGAACTTCGAATCAACGATCTGAAGAAGGCTTTGGTAGCTCAGATTGATCCAACCAGTGTAGCCGCCGTGATCATCGAGCCTGTGCAAGGCGAGGGGGGCTTTATCCCAGCACCGCCCGCATACATGCGAGCCCTACGCGAACTCACCGACCAATACGGAATCTTGTTGGCCAGCGACGAGGTGCAAACCGGATTTTGCCGCACCGGAAAAATGTTCGCGATCGAGCACACGCCGGGCTGTGGTACCCAGTGGGATGTCGACATGGTGATCATGGCCAAGAGCATTGGGTCGGGATTGCCCATCGCGGCAGTCACCGGAAAGGCTGAGGTGATGGACAAACCGCACGTCGGAGGACTTGGTTCAACATTCGGCGGCAACCCCGTGGCGTGCGCCGGTGCAGTGGCAACGATCGATTACATGCGCGAAAACAATTTGGCAGACCGCGCGAACGAGATCGGCGCGATAACACTGGATTACTTCCGTCGGTGGCAGGCAAAGCACGCTGCCATTGGAGACGTCAGGTGCATCGGTGCGATGTGTGCGCTGGAATTTGTTACGGATCGAGAAACCAAAGAACCCAATTCGGTGCTACCACCGCTGATCGTCGAAGAAGCTTTCCAGCGTGGTTTGATCATGATTCGCGCCGGGCTTTACGGTTCGTGTCTTCGTTTGCTTGCGCCACTGGTGATAAGCGACGCGCAACTCCATGAAGCGATGCAGGCACTTGAATCTGCAATCGATGCCGCAGTGTTGCGAGCCAAGACGGCGTAG
- a CDS encoding NAD-dependent succinate-semialdehyde dehydrogenase → MKFVSINPANNETIEAFETQSKVETLELVKLADQAYRSWRTTTFDQRKEVVIAFASLLRQRVDDLAQIITREMGKRISESRREVEFCAQIAEFYANGAESFLANQQLETADADVFIRFEPIGVLLGVMPWNYPFYQVTRFAAPNIMAGNAVMVKHAENVPRCAQVIADLFDECRLPSGVYTNLFIPTSFVEAIVSDIRVQGVSLTGSERAGAAVASLAGKNLKRSVLELGGNDPFIVLEDADMDATVEFAVKGRMANTGQSCVAAKRFIVVKSVADEFLAKFKQAMSVLKIGDPMDDDTTVAPLSTEQAAVALSEQVQASVDAGATVLLGGDRPARPGAYFNPTILTDVTPGMPTYDQELFGPVATVYVVDDEEAAIQLANDSSYGLGGSIYTRDIDRGQRIAERIESGMIFINQPTTSQADLPFGGVKNSGYGRELSHLGILEFVNKKLVHLGSKGS, encoded by the coding sequence GTGAAATTTGTAAGTATCAACCCGGCCAACAACGAAACCATCGAGGCCTTCGAAACACAGTCAAAAGTCGAGACGCTTGAGTTGGTGAAACTTGCCGATCAGGCATATCGGTCTTGGCGAACGACGACCTTTGACCAACGTAAAGAGGTGGTCATTGCGTTCGCTAGTCTGCTCAGGCAACGTGTCGACGATTTGGCTCAGATCATCACTCGTGAGATGGGGAAACGAATTTCTGAGAGTCGAAGGGAGGTCGAGTTTTGCGCCCAAATTGCTGAGTTTTATGCAAACGGTGCGGAATCGTTTTTGGCGAACCAGCAATTGGAGACCGCTGATGCAGACGTCTTTATTCGATTCGAACCGATCGGAGTTCTTTTGGGGGTGATGCCTTGGAACTATCCCTTTTATCAGGTCACTCGATTCGCTGCACCCAACATCATGGCAGGAAACGCAGTGATGGTGAAACACGCAGAAAATGTTCCCAGGTGCGCTCAGGTCATTGCAGATTTGTTTGATGAATGTCGACTGCCCAGCGGTGTCTACACGAACCTCTTTATTCCAACCAGTTTTGTCGAGGCGATCGTTTCCGACATACGAGTTCAAGGTGTCTCACTAACGGGAAGCGAGCGAGCGGGTGCGGCCGTTGCTTCGCTGGCTGGCAAGAATCTGAAACGTTCCGTTCTGGAACTTGGGGGAAATGATCCATTCATTGTCTTAGAAGACGCCGACATGGATGCGACAGTCGAGTTTGCCGTGAAAGGAAGAATGGCGAACACCGGTCAGTCGTGTGTCGCTGCGAAACGCTTCATCGTCGTCAAATCGGTTGCCGATGAATTCCTGGCAAAGTTCAAACAAGCGATGTCCGTGTTGAAGATCGGTGACCCGATGGACGACGATACGACCGTTGCACCTCTGTCGACGGAACAAGCGGCGGTTGCGTTGAGCGAACAAGTGCAAGCGTCGGTTGACGCCGGTGCGACGGTTTTGCTGGGTGGCGATCGTCCGGCGAGGCCCGGTGCTTATTTCAATCCGACGATCTTGACCGACGTCACGCCTGGGATGCCGACCTATGACCAAGAACTCTTTGGTCCGGTAGCCACGGTTTATGTTGTTGATGACGAAGAAGCGGCAATTCAATTGGCCAACGATTCCTCGTATGGTCTAGGCGGAAGCATCTATACCCGGGACATTGATCGTGGCCAACGCATCGCCGAGAGAATCGAATCGGGGATGATCTTCATTAACCAACCCACCACATCGCAAGCTGATCTACCTTTCGGTGGCGTAAAGAATTCTGGCTATGGCCGAGAGCTTTCGCATCTCGGTATTTTGGAGTTTGTGAACAAGAAGCTCGTTCACTTGGGATCAAAGGGTTCTTGA